In Kitasatospora sp. NA04385, a single genomic region encodes these proteins:
- a CDS encoding TauD/TfdA family dioxygenase translates to MSVSTSTPVLTPTELRLTPAAGRIGAVVHDVKLGGDLPAETVAALEAALYEHKVLFFRGQAHLDDAEHEAFARLLGQPVFHPTVPSADGRYIFELDATKGVRANNWHTDVTFVPSYPKASILRALELPPAGGSTVWANTAAAYQDLPAPLKALAESLRAVHTNDYDYAANLALAPELADNAEVAKLFRQVFVSTAFKTEHPLVRVHPVTGEKHLLLGSFAQKIVGVSGKDSRALIELFQRYVERLENSVRWDWQVGDVAIWDNRATQHYAVNDYGDEPRLVRRITLDGDLPVGVDGQPSRLLEPADPPRVAGLVPAAELEAEALSGPVS, encoded by the coding sequence ATGTCCGTTTCCACGTCCACTCCCGTCCTCACCCCGACCGAGCTGCGGCTGACCCCGGCGGCGGGCCGGATCGGTGCGGTCGTCCACGACGTCAAGCTGGGCGGCGACCTGCCGGCCGAGACGGTGGCGGCGCTGGAGGCCGCGCTGTACGAGCACAAGGTGCTGTTCTTCCGCGGCCAGGCGCACCTGGACGACGCCGAACACGAGGCGTTCGCACGGCTGTTGGGGCAGCCGGTGTTCCACCCGACGGTGCCGAGCGCGGACGGGCGGTACATCTTCGAGCTGGACGCCACCAAGGGCGTGCGGGCGAACAACTGGCACACCGACGTGACGTTCGTGCCCTCGTACCCGAAGGCGTCGATCCTGCGGGCGCTGGAGCTGCCGCCGGCGGGCGGCAGCACGGTGTGGGCGAACACCGCGGCCGCGTACCAGGACCTGCCGGCGCCGCTGAAGGCGCTCGCGGAGAGCCTGCGGGCGGTGCACACCAACGACTACGACTACGCGGCGAACCTGGCGCTGGCGCCGGAGCTGGCCGACAACGCCGAGGTGGCGAAGCTGTTCCGGCAGGTGTTCGTGTCCACCGCGTTCAAGACCGAGCACCCGCTGGTGCGGGTGCACCCGGTGACGGGTGAGAAGCACCTGCTGCTGGGGTCGTTCGCGCAGAAGATCGTCGGGGTGTCCGGCAAGGACAGCCGGGCGCTGATCGAGCTGTTCCAGCGGTACGTCGAGCGGCTGGAGAACAGCGTGCGCTGGGACTGGCAGGTCGGCGACGTGGCGATCTGGGACAACCGGGCCACCCAGCACTACGCGGTGAACGACTACGGCGACGAGCCGCGCCTGGTGCGCCGGATCACCCTGGACGGCGACCTGCCGGTGGGCGTGGACGGGCAGCCGAGCCGGCTGCTGGAGCCGGCCGACCCGCCGCGGGTGGCGGGCCTGGTCCCGGCCGCCGAGCTGGAGGCCGAGGCGCTGTCCGGCCCCGTTTCCTGA